One part of the Rutidosis leptorrhynchoides isolate AG116_Rl617_1_P2 chromosome 1, CSIRO_AGI_Rlap_v1, whole genome shotgun sequence genome encodes these proteins:
- the LOC139858720 gene encoding uncharacterized protein: MKSVVGKVVSNKMQKSVVVAVDRLFHNKLYNRYVKRTSKFMAHDEQNQCNIGDRVKLDPSRPLSKRKNWVVAEILKKARIYTPPSPATPGDQGSKTAVAASSSS, from the exons ATGAAATCAGTAGTTGGAAAGGTGGTTTCGAATAAAATGCAGAAATCGGTGGTGGTTGCGGTTGATAGACTGTTTCATAACAAACTTTACAATCGTTACGTCAAACGTACCTCCAAATTCATGGCTCATGATGAACAAAATCAGTGCAATATCGGAGATCGT GTTAAGTTAGATCCTTCCAGACCATTAAGCAAACGGAAGAACTGGGTTGTTGCTGAGATTTTGAAGAAAGCACGAATATATACACCGCCATCACCTGCAACTCCCGGTGATCAGGGCAGCAAGACAGCAGTAGCAGCTTCATCTTCATCTTAA
- the LOC139858728 gene encoding uncharacterized protein — MAKVIEKFFITSMLMWMVPIAILYAFNNNLFPGSADLSPHSLTLISGFVAVVSVNIVIAFYIYLAMREPSEKHEPDPKFVSEAEASIKHLVPNETQETSSIHKKDE, encoded by the exons ATGGCAAAAGTAATAGAGAAGTTCTTTATAACGTCTATGTTGATGTGGATGGTTCCTATTGCAATCTTGTATGCCTTCAACAACAATTTATTTCCCG GTTCTGCTGACTTGTCACCACATTCGTTGACGCTCATAAGCGGGTTTGTTGCTGTAGTATCAGTCAACATTGTAATTGCATTCTACATATATCTGGCAATGAGAGAGCCTTCAGAGAAACACGAACCAGATCCTAAATTTGTATCGGAAGCCGAAGCTAGCATCAAACACTTGGTACCAAATGAAACGCAAGAAACTTCATCGATCCATAAGAAAGACGAGTAA